The following proteins come from a genomic window of Trifolium pratense cultivar HEN17-A07 linkage group LG4, ARS_RC_1.1, whole genome shotgun sequence:
- the LOC123920772 gene encoding uncharacterized protein LOC123920772: MPMPTANSLVEVVPSSISEPPQWKKGSKDKAIQKYTPNNFVTFVYQTKLGDSFHSVTLTWCKDLIEHSLSMSVEKPSDENKFTCKIDLQSGQSWGKKGLKSFEIEGARVDIFWDFRHAKFSIDPHPCSGYYVALVYKKEVLLLIGDLVDDAYIRTKSQPSSEGATLLCKKENVHGKKLFCTRAMLEEGKPEHDVVIETSLSGPDDPEMWISIDGMLATRIMNLNWKFRGNEIVMVNNLPVQIFWDVHDWLFNDLGTGPALFIFKPGYLEHSRNSNSRECIEINEDSNKSDSVEDNSSTNGFFHFLYAWRID; encoded by the coding sequence ATGCCAATGCCAACGGCTAACTCTCTTGTCGAAGTTGTGCCATCGAGCATTTCTGAGCCACCACAATGGAAGAAAGGCTCAAAGGATAAGGCCATACAAAAATACACCCCTAATAATTTTGTCACCTTTGTTTATCAAACAAAATTAGGAGATTCATTTCACAGTGTAACATTGACATGGTGCAAGGACCTCATAGAACATTCCCTTTCCATGAGCGTTGAAAAACCTTCTGACGAAAACAAATTTACCTGCAAGATTGATTTACAATCTGGACAATCTTGGGGGAAAAAGGGTCTCAAATCCTTTGAAATAGAAGGGGCAAGAGTAGATATTTTTTGGGATTTTCGACATGCGAAATTCTCCATAGATCCACACCCTTGCTCAGGCTATTATGTTGCCTTGGTTTACAAGAAAGAGGTACTTTTGTTAATTGGAGACTTAGTGGATGATGCTTATATAAGAACCAAATCACAACCATCGTCAGAAGGAGCTACCTTGTTGTGCAAGAAAGAGAATGTGCACGGAAAGAAACTATTTTGTACAAGGGCTATGTTGGAAGAGGGTAAACCAGAACACGACGTCGTTATCGAGACTTCCCTTTCTGGACCGGATGATCCCGAAATGTGGATTAGCATAGATGGGATGTTGGCTACTAGAATAATGAACTTGAATTGGAAATTCAGAGGAAATGAAATAGTAATGGTGAATAATTTACCTGTGCAAATCTTTTGGGATGTGCATGATTGGTTGTTCAATGATCTTGGTACAGGACCTGCCTTGTTTATTTTCAAGCCAGGATATTTGGAACATTCAAGGAATTCTAATAGCAGAGAATGCATAGAAATAAATGAAGATAGTAACAAATCTGATTCAGTAGAGGATAATTCATCTACCAACGgtttctttcattttctataTGCTTGGAGAATTGATTGA
- the LOC123921908 gene encoding uncharacterized protein LOC123921908 isoform X2, whose translation MQDTNFGYMNMASFAGNIGFKISSQLQPRVFSIPRYIRRNHNTSCRVKMKIPHLEYCSFADGSVIKLDDGKIGRATIAHYETRNPDEVNNELLFDDSEEGSEQMEEVGELTGDSCEQDFIRVDKFTNDAEQSAVKLLASRALTAVELRKKLLSKRFSPNAVEAVINKLQKQGFINDKLYAESFSQSRWSSSTWGPRRIKQALFMKGVSQADAEKAVEVVFKDNNDCVEDDKSIVGLSKQSMDHLYVQASKQWSRGQNVPLETRKSRIIRWLQYRGFDWNVISMILKKLDKYEQNPP comes from the exons ATGCAAGACACAAATTTTGGTTATATGAACATGGCAAGTTTCGCGGGAAACATTGGCTTCAAAATCTCGTCTCAGCTTCAACCTCGTGTTTTTTCAATTCCCAG GTACATTCGTCGTAATCATAACACATCATGCAGggtgaaaatgaaaattcctCATTTGGAATATTGTAGCTTTGCTGATGGTAGTGTAATTAAGTTAGATGATGGTAAAATTGGGCGTGCGACGATTGCACATTATGAAACTCGAAATCCAGATGAAGTTAACAATGAGTTACTCTTTGATGATAGTGAAGAAG GTTCTGAACAAATGGAAGAGGTTGGAGAGTTGACAGGAGACTCTTGTGAACAGGATTTCATACGAGTTGACAAATTTACCAATGATGCTGAGCAATCAGCTGTCAAGTTACTTGCATCTAG GGCACTCACAGCAGTTGAGTTGAGAAAGAAATTGCTTAGCAAGAGATTCTCTCCTAATGCAGTGGAGGCGGTAATAAACAAGCTCCAGAAACA AGGGTTCATCAATGATAAGTTGTATGCCGAATCATTTTCTCAATCTAGATGGTCTTCGTCTACTTGGGGGCCAAGACGGATCAAACAA GCACTGTTCATGAAGGGAGTTAGTCAAGCTGATGCTGAAAAGGCAGTTGAAGTGGTTTTTAAGGACAACAATGATTGTGTTGAAGATGATAAGTCAATTGTTGGCTTGTCAAAGCAATCCATGGATCATCTTTATGTTCAAGCCTCAAAGCAGTGGTCAAGAGGTCAGAATGTTCCGTTGGAGACGAGAAAATCAAGGATTATTCGATGGCTTCAATATCGTGGTTTTGACTGGAATGTCATTAGCATGATATTAAAGAAACTAGACAAGTATGAGCAGAATCCTCCATAA
- the LOC123921908 gene encoding uncharacterized protein LOC123921908 isoform X1 — MQDTNFGYMNMASFAGNIGFKISSQLQPRVFSIPRNIWKFQNGCFKSRDFSSCCVTVRYIRRNHNTSCRVKMKIPHLEYCSFADGSVIKLDDGKIGRATIAHYETRNPDEVNNELLFDDSEEGSEQMEEVGELTGDSCEQDFIRVDKFTNDAEQSAVKLLASRALTAVELRKKLLSKRFSPNAVEAVINKLQKQGFINDKLYAESFSQSRWSSSTWGPRRIKQALFMKGVSQADAEKAVEVVFKDNNDCVEDDKSIVGLSKQSMDHLYVQASKQWSRGQNVPLETRKSRIIRWLQYRGFDWNVISMILKKLDKYEQNPP, encoded by the exons ATGCAAGACACAAATTTTGGTTATATGAACATGGCAAGTTTCGCGGGAAACATTGGCTTCAAAATCTCGTCTCAGCTTCAACCTCGTGTTTTTTCAATTCCCAG GAACATTTGGAAGTTTCAGAATGGTTGCTTCAAGAGTAGAGACTTTAGTTCTTGTTGTGTTACTGTTAGGTACATTCGTCGTAATCATAACACATCATGCAGggtgaaaatgaaaattcctCATTTGGAATATTGTAGCTTTGCTGATGGTAGTGTAATTAAGTTAGATGATGGTAAAATTGGGCGTGCGACGATTGCACATTATGAAACTCGAAATCCAGATGAAGTTAACAATGAGTTACTCTTTGATGATAGTGAAGAAG GTTCTGAACAAATGGAAGAGGTTGGAGAGTTGACAGGAGACTCTTGTGAACAGGATTTCATACGAGTTGACAAATTTACCAATGATGCTGAGCAATCAGCTGTCAAGTTACTTGCATCTAG GGCACTCACAGCAGTTGAGTTGAGAAAGAAATTGCTTAGCAAGAGATTCTCTCCTAATGCAGTGGAGGCGGTAATAAACAAGCTCCAGAAACA AGGGTTCATCAATGATAAGTTGTATGCCGAATCATTTTCTCAATCTAGATGGTCTTCGTCTACTTGGGGGCCAAGACGGATCAAACAA GCACTGTTCATGAAGGGAGTTAGTCAAGCTGATGCTGAAAAGGCAGTTGAAGTGGTTTTTAAGGACAACAATGATTGTGTTGAAGATGATAAGTCAATTGTTGGCTTGTCAAAGCAATCCATGGATCATCTTTATGTTCAAGCCTCAAAGCAGTGGTCAAGAGGTCAGAATGTTCCGTTGGAGACGAGAAAATCAAGGATTATTCGATGGCTTCAATATCGTGGTTTTGACTGGAATGTCATTAGCATGATATTAAAGAAACTAGACAAGTATGAGCAGAATCCTCCATAA
- the LOC123921908 gene encoding regulatory protein RecX-like isoform X3 → MQDTNFGYMNMASFAGNIGFKISSQLQPRVFSIPRVKMKIPHLEYCSFADGSVIKLDDGKIGRATIAHYETRNPDEVNNELLFDDSEEGSEQMEEVGELTGDSCEQDFIRVDKFTNDAEQSAVKLLASRALTAVELRKKLLSKRFSPNAVEAVINKLQKQGFINDKLYAESFSQSRWSSSTWGPRRIKQALFMKGVSQADAEKAVEVVFKDNNDCVEDDKSIVGLSKQSMDHLYVQASKQWSRGQNVPLETRKSRIIRWLQYRGFDWNVISMILKKLDKYEQNPP, encoded by the exons ATGCAAGACACAAATTTTGGTTATATGAACATGGCAAGTTTCGCGGGAAACATTGGCTTCAAAATCTCGTCTCAGCTTCAACCTCGTGTTTTTTCAATTCCCAG ggtgaaaatgaaaattcctCATTTGGAATATTGTAGCTTTGCTGATGGTAGTGTAATTAAGTTAGATGATGGTAAAATTGGGCGTGCGACGATTGCACATTATGAAACTCGAAATCCAGATGAAGTTAACAATGAGTTACTCTTTGATGATAGTGAAGAAG GTTCTGAACAAATGGAAGAGGTTGGAGAGTTGACAGGAGACTCTTGTGAACAGGATTTCATACGAGTTGACAAATTTACCAATGATGCTGAGCAATCAGCTGTCAAGTTACTTGCATCTAG GGCACTCACAGCAGTTGAGTTGAGAAAGAAATTGCTTAGCAAGAGATTCTCTCCTAATGCAGTGGAGGCGGTAATAAACAAGCTCCAGAAACA AGGGTTCATCAATGATAAGTTGTATGCCGAATCATTTTCTCAATCTAGATGGTCTTCGTCTACTTGGGGGCCAAGACGGATCAAACAA GCACTGTTCATGAAGGGAGTTAGTCAAGCTGATGCTGAAAAGGCAGTTGAAGTGGTTTTTAAGGACAACAATGATTGTGTTGAAGATGATAAGTCAATTGTTGGCTTGTCAAAGCAATCCATGGATCATCTTTATGTTCAAGCCTCAAAGCAGTGGTCAAGAGGTCAGAATGTTCCGTTGGAGACGAGAAAATCAAGGATTATTCGATGGCTTCAATATCGTGGTTTTGACTGGAATGTCATTAGCATGATATTAAAGAAACTAGACAAGTATGAGCAGAATCCTCCATAA
- the LOC123923101 gene encoding 60S ribosomal protein L26-2-like produces MKFNPRVSSSRRKSRKAHFTAPSNLRRVLMSAPLSGDLRSKYNVRSLPVRKDDDVQVVRGTFKGREGKIVQVYRKKWVIHIERITREKVNGQTVNVGVNPSKVVITKIRLDKDRKSLLDRKAKGRAAADKEKGTKFAPEDIMQNDD; encoded by the coding sequence ATGAAGTTCAATCCAAGGGTTTCAAGCAGCCGCCGCAAGAGCAGGAAGGCACATTTCACAGCACCATCAAATCTCCGCCGTGTGCTAATGAGCGCACCACTCTCCGGTGACCTTCGATCCAAATACAACGTTCGTTCATTACCAGTTCGAAAAGACGACGACGTTCAAGTCGTTAGAGGAACATTCAAAGGACGTGAAGGAAAAATTGTTCAAGTTTATAGGAAAAAATGGGTGATTCATATTGAACGTATAACTCGTGAGAAAGTTAATGGTCAAACAGTCAACGTTGGAGTCAACCCTTCAAAAGTTGTTATCACTAAGATTCGTTTGGATAAGGATAGGAAATCGTTGCTTGATCGGAAAGCGAAGGGTCGTGCTGCTGCTGATAAGGAAAAGGGTACTAAGTTTGCTCCTGAAGATATTATGCAAAATGATGATTAA
- the LOC123921382 gene encoding LRR receptor-like serine/threonine-protein kinase RGI3, which yields MSTNLKNLSLFHKIFSLTLLLFSINFLFFPCCNSLDEQGQTLMAWKDSLNITSDALASWNLSNQTPCNWFGVKCNLQGEVEEINLQSLNLQGSSLPSNFQPLKSLKVLVLSSTNITGRIPKQIGDYQELVFIDLSENSLFGEIPEEICRLSKLQNLALHSNSLEGNIPFNIGNLSSLVNLTLFDNKFSGEIPKSIGSLSKLQVFRAGGNSNLKGELPSEIGNCTDLVMLGLAETSISGSIPSSIGMLKKLQTIAIYTTQLSGSIPEEIGNCSELQNLYLYQNSISGPIPHQIGELKKLQSLLLWQNNMAGAIPEELGNCRDLSEIDLSENRLTGSIPISFGKLSNLKGLQLSVNQLSGIIPPEISNCSSLTQLEVDNNAISGEIPSDIGNLRSLTLFYAWKNKLTGKIPNSLSECKDLQSLDLSYNNLTGSIPKQLFVLKNLTQLMLLSNDLEGFIPTNIGNCTSLNRLRLNQNRLVGNIPSEITNLKILNFLDLNTNHLVGEIPSTLSRCQNLEFIDLSHNKLSGNLDALSSLQNLVSLNVSFNEFSGELPNTTLFRKLPLSDLTGNKGLHISEGVVTPAIRTRAKSHVRFDMEIILLILLSIILVLILLTFYVLVRDHIAEEAFWRNFKASNIPLYQGMFGFSIDKVVKNFKASNIIDITSSGILYKITIPNGNILAVKKMWPDSGALSSEIQILSSMKHKNIIKILGWRPYKNRMLQFYEYFPSLSSLLHGSEKGKLDWDTRFEVILGLAQALAYLHHDCVPSIYHGDVKATSLLLGPGYHPYLADFGLARIASEKDDDAKSNPVQRPRYTASSHGYTDPELDSMQKINEKTDVYSFGVILLEVLTGRQPLDPTLPRGVHLVQWVKNHLSSKGNPLEILDSKLREKTELTSMHEILQTLAVSILCVSTKACERPTMKDAIAMLNQFRYFV from the exons ATGTCTACAAACTTGAAGAATCTTTCACTTTTTCACAAAATCTTTTCCCTCACTTTGCTGCTTTTTTCAATAAACTTTCTGTTCTTTCCATGTTGTAACTCTCTTGATGAACAAGGCCAAACTCTTATGGCATGGAAAGACAGTTTAAACATTACTTCAGATGCTTTAGCATCATGGAATCTTTCAAACCAAACACCATGCAATTGGTTTGGTGTAAAGTGCAATTTACAAGGAGAGGTAGAAGAGATAAATTTGCAGTCATTGAACTTACAAGGTTCATCATTGCCTTCAAATTTTCAACCTCTCAAATCCTTGAAGGTTCTTGTCCTCTCATCAACTAACATAACAGGAAGGATTCCAAAACAAATTGGAGATTATCAAGAGCTTGTTTTCATTGATCTCAGTGAAAATTCTCTCTTTGGTGAAATCCCAGAAGAAATTTGCAGGCTAAGCAAACTTCAAAATTTAGCTCTTCATTCAAACTCTCTTGAAGGAAACATTCCATTCAACATAGGAAATTTATCAAGTCTTGTGAACTTGACACTCTTTGACAATAAATTCAGTGGCGAAATTCCAAAGAGTATTGGTTCCTTAAGTAAGCTTCAAGTATTCAGAGCAGGAGGGAATTCAAACCTCAAGGGTGAGCTGCCATCAGAGATTGGAAACTGCACCGACTTGGTCATGTTAGGCCTCGCGGAAACCAGCATTTCAGGTAGTATTCCTTCTTCGATAGGGATGCTGAAAAAACTACAGACCATAGCCATTTACACAACTCAGTTGTCAGGCTCTATTCCAGAAGAGATAGGAAATTGCAGTGAGTTGCAGAATCTGTATTTGTATCAGAACTCAATTTCTGGTCCAATTCCACATCAAATTGGAGAGCTGAAGAAACTTCAGAGTCTACTTTTATGGCAAAACAATATGGCAGGGGCAATACCAGAAGAGCTTGGAAACTGCAGAGATCTCAGTGAGATAGATTTGTCAGAAAATCGTCTCACAGGTAGCATACCAATCAGTTTTGGAAAGCTATCAAATCTAAAAGGACTTCAGCTGAGTGTTAATCAACTGTCAGGTATTATACCACCTGAAATTTCAAACTGCAGTTCTTTGACTCAGCTTGAAGTTGACAACAATGCTATTTCTGGTGAGATTCCTTCTGATATTGGCAACTTGAGAAGCTTGACACTCTTCTATGCATGGAAGAATAAGCTAACAGGAAAAATCCCAAATAGTCTTTCCGAGTGCAAAGATCTTCAGTCACTTGATCTTTCATACAATAACTTAACTGGTTCAATACCAAAACAACTATTTGTGTTGAAAAATCTCACTCAACTTATGCTTCTTTCCAATGATTTGGAAGGATTCATACCAACTAATATCGGTAACTGCACAAGTCTCAATAGGTTGAGGTTAAATCAGAATAGACTAGTTGGTAATATTCCATCTGAGATTACCaacttgaaaattttgaattttttggacTTGAACACCAATCATCTTGTAGGGGAGATTCCTTCAACATTATCAAGATGCCAAAATCTTGAGTTTATTGATCTCTCACACAACAAGCTCTCAGGGAATTTAGATGCACTTTCTAGCCTTCAGAATCTTGTTTCCTTAAATGTTTCCTTCAATGAATTCTCTGGTGAATTGCCTAACACAACATTGTTTAGGAAACTCCCTCTCAGTGATCTCACTGGAAATAAAGGTCTTCATATTTCTGAAGGTGTTGTAACTCCAGCAATCAGAACAAGAGCCAAAAGTCATGTTAGATTCGATATGGAGATTATATTGTTAATTCTCTTGAGCATCATTCTAGTACTAATACTTCTCACATTCTATGTCCTGGTACGTGACCATATTGCTGAGGAAGCATTCTGGAGAAATTTCAAAGCATCCAATATACCTTTGTATCAGGGGATGTTTGGATTCTCTATTGATAAAGTTGTCAAGAATTTCAAAGCATCCAATATCATTGACATTACAAGCTCTGGAATTTTGTACAAGATAACAATTCCAAATGGCAATATACTAGCAGTTAAAAAGATGTGGCCGGATTCTGGAGCCTTAAGTTCAGAAATTCAAATATTAAGTTCAATGAAACATAAGAATATCATCAAGATTCTTGGTTGGCGACCCTATAAGAATAGGATGCTGCAGTTTTATGAATATTTCCCTAGTCTGAGCTCATTGCTTCATGGTTCAGAAAAGGGAAAGTTAGATTGGGATACCAGGTTTGAAGTCATCCTAGGCCTAGCTCAAGCACTTGCATATTTGCATCATGATTGTGTGCCTTCTATATACCATGGAGATGTCAAAGCAACGAGTCTCTTATTAGGTCCTGGCTATCATCCTTACCTTGCCGACTTTGGCCTGGCAAGAATTGCAAGTGAAAAAGACGATGATGCTAAATCCAATCCAGTTCAAAGACCTCGCTACACTGCGAGTTCACATGGATACACAGATCCTG AGCTTGACTCAATGCAGAAAATCAATGAGAAAACCGACGTGTACAGTTTCGGCGTGATCCTACTTGAGGTGCTGACAGGAAGGCAACCATTAGATCCAACTCTGCCAAGAGGTGTACACTTGGTTCAATGGGTTAAGAATCACTTGTCTAGCAAAGGAAACCCATTAGAAATTCTTGACTCAAAGCTGAGAGAGAAGACTGAACTTACTTCTATGCATGAAATACTACAAACTCTAGCTGTTTCAATTTTATGTGTCAGTACAAAAGCTTGTGAACGTCCAACAATGAAAGACGCCATTGCAATGCTCAACCAATTTCGATATTTTGTTTAG